A region from the Salvelinus sp. IW2-2015 unplaced genomic scaffold, ASM291031v2 Un_scaffold2274, whole genome shotgun sequence genome encodes:
- the LOC112073482 gene encoding fish-egg lectin-like, which yields MRVTAAVLLVLCLLAVSHAWDCQEVVNIKNLMQIDAGLGQVVATDTSQXPYYLVGDKWIRLPERIRLPGSLKHITVGPAGIWGVNKADSIYKYVASNWVQAAGLLKQLDAGGEQFIVGANMDDTPYCLTRSATVGYKGPDSPLPWTGLPGSVKYYSCGPFGCWAVNKNDDIFLMSLNLDCQNNGWSHIEGKLSMIEVATDGSVFGVNSVGDVFTXDGITASKPEGTGWSNIPMCLRMGHVTYDLGRLWVVSKSGVTMVCTH from the exons ATGAGAGTCACTGCAGCCGTCCTACTGGTCCTCTGTCTCCTGGCCGTCAGTCATG CATGGGACTGTCAGGAGGTAGTAAACATCAAGAATCTGATGCAGATCGATGCAGGACTGGGGCAAGTAGTTGCTACGGACACAAGTCAARTCCCCTACTACCTGGTAGGTGATAAATGGATCCGCCTGCCTG AGCGGATCCGCCTGCCTGGTTCCCTGAAGCATATCACTGTAGGACCAGCAGGGATCTGGGGTGTCAACAAGGCAGACTCAATCTACAAGTATGTGGCCAGTAACTGGGTGCAAGCTGCAG GCCTTCTGAAACAGTTGGATGCTGGAGGTGAACAGTTTATTGTSGGGGCCAACATGGACGATACTCCATACTGTCTGACACGTAGTGCCACAGTTGGCTACAAGGGACCTGACTCACCCCTTCCATGGACAGGATTGCCAGGAAGTGTGAAGTACTACAGTTGTGGACCCTTTGGGTGCTGGGCAGTCAACAAGAATGATGATATCTTCTTAATGAGT CTGAATCTAGACTGCCAAAACAACGGATGGAGTCACATTGAAGGCAAGCTTTCCATGATTGAGGTGGCAACTGATGGTAGTGTCTTTGGGGTCAACTCTGTGGGTGATGTTTTTACCAR AGACGGCATCACAGCCAGTAAACCAGAGGGCACYGGATGGAGCAATATCCCAATGTGTTTGCGCATGGGCCACGTGACCTACGACCTTGGCCGTCTTTGGGTCGTCTCCAAGTCTGGCGTCACCATGGTGTGCACACATTAG